One Gammaproteobacteria bacterium genomic window, TGGTGTCCATCGTCAGCCTGGCCACGGTGGACAGTTTTTCGACCTACGCGGCCGCGGTCGCCGGCCTGGGCCTTTCCATCGGCTTCGTCATGCCCTACCAGATGGGCTATCTCGCCGCGCTGGATCGAGATAACCGTTTCGTGCTGCTGATTGCCGCCGCGCAGGGCATCGGCTCCGCCGCCGGGCCGTTTGCCGGAGGCGCCGCGGCGGACGCGGGCGGATACCGCCTGCTGGTCATCGTGGCCGGCGCCGTCGTTGCCGCCAGCATGCTGGCCATATTGATTTCATCAAGGGTGAAGAACCAACAATGAGCATTATTCAGGACTACCGGCGATTGCTGGATGAGAAGCTGGCCCTCGTTTTCGAAAACCAGGAAGATTCGATCGACAAGGCGGCGGAAGTCTGCGCCGCCAGCATCGGGAAGGGCAAGCTGGTGTTTACATTCGGCACGGGCCATGGCTCGTTCGCGGCACTGGAGATGTTTCCAAGAACCGGGACCGCGGTCGGGTTCCGGCCGATTGTTGAAAGCACAATGATCTCGTTTCATCGGGTGCTGGGCGATATGGGGGCGCGGCAATACCGCTTCATACACGCCCAGGAAGGCTACGGGAAGGCGATACTGTCCTCTCATCAGACCGACGCGGATGACGCGATGCTGATCTTCTCGCATTCAGGGATCAATGCCGTCACCATGGATATCGCCGTCGGCGCCAAAGAGATCGGCATGAAGGTCATCGGCGTAACCAGTGTCCCGCATTCTTCGCAAGTTCCGTCCCGGCATTCTTCGGGCAAGCGGCTGTTCGAGGCGGCCGATGTCGTAATCGATACCGGCGCCCCGCTGGGCGATGCCGGCATTTCCATCGATGGCCTGGAAGGTAGCGTCGGCGCCACCTCCACCAGCGTGGCCATTGCGGTGGGGCAGGCCATCAACGCCGCCACCGTGGAAAAACTGGTGGCGCGCGGCGCGCAGCCGATGATCATGGTCAGTCCGAACACCACCGAGAAGGCCAGGGCGAACCGGCTCAACGATCTGAACTACGAGGAGTTGTGGCGGCGCTTGTCCTCGCGGTAATCTCCCGCGAATGCCAGCGTCACTTGAGTGCCTGCCCTTCTATGGGGGCGAATTTCACGCCCCGGCGTCCGATGAATGGCATGTCGTAAACGATCCCGCGGACGGTTCGCGGGTCGGGCGATGTGCGCTCGCGAACGCCGCGGACATTGACCGGGCCGTCGGCCATGCGTTACGGGCCAAATCCGCCTGGGCGGACATGCACGCCGACGGACGCGCCGCGATCCTTCATCGTGCGGCGGACCGGATCGAGGCGCGAACCGACGAGATCGCGGAGCTCCTAACAAGGGAGCAGGGCAAGCCGCTTTGCGACAGCCTCAAGGAGATCGGCTTCGGGGTCCAGGTGATCCGCTATTACGCCGAGGAAGGCCGGCGCAAGTTCGGCTCGCTACGCCCTTCCTCCCTGCCGAACGTCAAGAACGTGGTTTCGTATTTCCCGGTAGGGGTGGTGGGCGCCATCGTGCCCTGGAACTACCCCGTGGACCTGTACTGCTGGAAGGTGGCGCCGGCGCTGGCGGCCGGCTGCCCGATCGTCGTCAAGCCTCCTCACGAGACGCCGTTCGCCATTGCCGTGGTCCTGGAGTGCTTCGTGGAGGCGGGTGTGCCTTCGGGAGTGCTGGCCAACCTGCCGGGCACCGGGGTGGAGGCAGGCGCCGCACTGGCGCGCCACCCCGATGTGGCCTGTATTTCCGCCACCGCCTCAGTAGCGGCCGGACAGGACATCATGCGAAACGCGGCCGGCAATCTGAAGCGGCTGTCACTGGAACTGGGCGGGCACTCCCCGTTCATCGTGCTGCCGGATGCGGACATCGAAGCGGCGGCCAAGGCCGCCATGCGTCGTTCGTTCTCCAACATGGGGCAGATCTGCATCACGGTGAACCGCGTCCTCACCCACCCCGACGCCCATTCGCCGTTCGTGGACGCGCTGGTCGCGGAAACGGAAACGATCGAGCTTGGCCCCGGCCTCGACCCCGGCAGGCTGTACGGTCCGGTCACGACGGCCTCGGTGATCGAACGCTCGCAGCTCCACATCGACGACGCGGTCTCCAAAGGCGCCAGGATCATCATCGGCGGCGGCCGCGCCGCAAGCGGCGAACTGGACAAGGGCCTGTTCTTTCAACCTACGCTGCTCGATGGCGCGTCGCTCGACAGCCTTCCCATGACCGAGGAAACCTACGGACCGGTGGCCGCCATCAGAAGCTGCGGGTCGCTGGATGAGTTGCTGGCCGTATCGAACAGCCTCAACTTCGGGCTCGCCGCCTACGTTTACTCCGAGAACCTGGAGCTGGCTTGGGCGTTGGCGGACCGTCTGGAATTCGGGGCCGTGGGCATCAACGTGTCCGACACTTCGGAACTCCAGGCGCCGTTCGGCGGCTGGAAGCTCAGCGGTTTCGGGCGAGAGCTCGGGCCGGAAGGCCTGGACGCGTTTCTTGAGCCCAAACATGTCAAGATGCGGGTGAACCCAATGGGTTCCTGACACTAGAGAGGAGTATGAGTGAGCATTCACCCGGAACTGCTGCCCTTTCGCGATCAATTCCCGACGCTGGAATTGACCAGCGAGAACCTCGTGCAGACGCGCGGAGAACTGAACCGGATGACGCTGGAGACGGCGGCCGCGATAGAAGGTTTTGATCATGTCGATGTCGAGGACAGGCGGATCGACGGCCCGTCCCCCGGCCAGTCACTCAGGCTCCGGCTGTATTCGAGCGGCGATTCACCGGGCTTGCGGCCGTGTCTGTTGTGGATCCACGGCGGCGGCTACATCCTGGGCTGTCCGGAGATGGACGAGCAGCTTCTTTGCCGCAAGGCCGACGAGCTGGGCTGCCTGGTCGTGGCCGTCGATTACCGTCTGGCGCCCGAGCATCCTTATCCGGCGGCCCTGGACGATTGCGATGCGGCCCTGGGCTGGATTCTGGAGAATGCCGGCGAGTTGGGCGTGGACACGAGCACGCTCGTGCTCGGCGGGGCCAGCGCCGGCGGCGGCCTTGCGGCGGCGCTGGCGCTCCGTGCACGGGACCGCCGGCCCGGCGCAATCACCTTTCAGTGCCTGATCTATCCCATGCTCGATTACCGCACGGGCACCGCGGAGGCGGAAAGCGCAAGGGATTACTGGCTGTGGGGCGGCGATCACAACCGCTTCGCCTGGAGCGCTTACCTCGGACCCAACGATATGACTCACGGCGTCTCGTCGTTGGCTTCACCGGCGATGGCCAAACGGCTTGACGGCCTGCCGCCCACTTACCTGTGCATAGGAGACCAGGACCTCTTCTACGAGGAGGACATCGACTACGCGCGCCGGCTTCGCGACAGCGGAGTGGCGGTTGAGCTCGAAGTCGTGCCCGGGGCTCCGCACGGCTTCGACAAACTGCCGGCGCCTCTGTCCGAACAGTCCCTGCAGCGCCGATTCAAGGCGCTTTTCCGGCACTTCTCGGCGCAAGCCTGAATCGAGGGGGAAAGATGCGCAATCTTCCGAACAACCGGCGGCCGTTGATGATGGCGATACTGGCAGCCGCCCTGCTCGCCGGCTGCGGGGATGACGGCGGGCGGCCGTTCGAGGCGCGCCCGGTTATCGAGGGTCCGGGCTGGCCCACGTATGCGGGCGCGGAAGGGGGAACGCGCTTTTCGCCGCTGAACCAGATCAACCGCTCCAACGTGGAGGACCTGGAGATTGCCTGGACCTACAACACGGGTCACCTGGAACTCGCGCCTCAGTTGCGACCGATGGTGGGCTTTCAGGTGACTCCGATTCTCCTGCCGGACGAGGCCGGGCGGCACCTGGTGCTGTGCGATCCATTGAATCGGATCATGGCGCTGGACCCGGCGACCGGAGAAGAGCGCTGGCGGTTCGATCCCGAGATCGATCTCAGGCCTTTCGCCGGGCGCTTCAACTGCCGAGGCGTTACGCACTGGCGCGACCCCGAGGCCGCCGAAGCGGACGCTTGCGCGCACCGTCTGATTCTGGCCACCAACGACCGGCGCCTTGTCGCCGTCGATGCCCGCAACGGCGAGCCGTGCGCAGGATTCGGCGAAGGCGGCTTTGTTGACGTAACGCCAATCATTCTCGAACTGCAGCCGGCCAACCGGCTCCTCACCATGCAATTGAATTCGCCGGCCGCGTTGGTGAACGGCGTCATCATCATTGGCGGGACCGCCGACAAGTTCAAGGACGCCAGCTCCATGAACGGCGCCGTGCGGGCCTTCAGCGCCCGGACCGGCGAGCACCTTTGGACCTTCGACACGCTGATCCGCGAACCCGCGGACGATCCCGAGAGCAGCGCCTGGCATGTCGGCGGCGCCAACGCCTGGATCAACATGAGCTGGGACAGCGAGCACGACCTGGTCTTCATCCCCACCGCCAGTCCCGCGCCGAATTTCTACGGCGGCAAGCGTCCGGGCAACAACCTCTATGCGAACTCCGTCATTGTTCTTCGCGCTGCCACCGGGGAACTGGTCTGGCACTACCAGATCCTGCATCACGACCTGTGGGACTGGGACCTCCCAACCAATCCCATACTGGCGGAGATCACGCGCGACGGCGAGAAGGTCCCGGTTGCGATGCAACTGACCAAGCAGGGAATGATCTTCACCTTCCACCGCTATACCGGCGAGCCTTTCTTCGAGATCGAGGAGCGTCCGGTTCTGACCGACGGCATGCCCGAGGACGACGTTTCGCCCACGCAGCCGTTTCCGGTCAGACCGCCGCCGCTGGTCAAGCACGGGATCGGCCCGGAAGACGCCTGGGGGCTAACGCCGTATGACCGAAACCAATGCCGCGAACTGATCGAGTCGATGCGCTACGGACCGATCTATACGCCGCCGACCACGGAGTTCACGCTGATGATGCCGAACGTGGGCGGAGGCATGAACTGGGGCGGTGGCGCCTTTGATCCCGCCAGCAATATCCTCGTTACGCCGGTGGGCCAATCTCCTTACAGGCTCCGCCTGATTCCCAACGAGGAGATCGATCCGGTAGCGGGCAGGCTGCCGACGGCTGGCCTGCCGATCGGTCCGCCCGGATACATTGAAGGCACCGACTACGGCCTGGAGCAGGGCCCGTTGTTCTCGCCCTTCATGATGCCGTGCACGGCGCCGCCCTGGGCCAAGCTCGTTGCAGTCGACATGGCCGCGGGTGAGATCCTGTGGGAACAGCCGCTGGGACTGGTCGACAAGCTGGCGCCGGTACCCATACCATTTCGCTGGGGCACGCCGTACGCGGGCGGGCCGATCGCTACCGGGGGCGGCCTGGTCTTTATCGGCGCGACCGCAGACGAGCGCTTCCGCGCCTACGACACCGAGACCGGCGAACTGCTCTGGGAGTTCGAAGGCCCCACGTCCGCCAACGCCACGCCGATGACCTATATGGCCGGCGGCAAGCAGTACGTAGTCGTCGCCACCGGAGGGCACAACTGGGTCTATCCCTTCAAGAAGGGCGACTCGCTGATCGCCTACAGCCTCCCCGATTGACACGCATGAAAGCGGAATTCTGGCTGAACAAATGGGAATTGGGAGAGATCGCGTTCCACCAGGAATCCATCAACGAGTCCTTGCAGGAGCATTGGCCGTCCGTGCGGGCGCCGGCTGGCGGTGCAGTTTTCGTTCCGCTGTGCGGCAAGTCGCTGGACATGCGCTGGCTGGCGGAGCAGGGCCACCGGGTCGTGGGGCTGGAAGTGAGTCCGCTGGCCTGCGACGCGTTTTTCGAAGGGCTTGAAGCCAGGCCGGTCATCGAAGAGGCCGGCGCCTTTCGTTGCTACAGCGCCGGGCCCTACCGCATCCTTCAAGGCGATTTCTTCACCGCGACGGCCCCGGATCTGGGCGAGGTTGCGGCCTTCTACGACCGTGCGGCGCTGGTCGCCATGCCGCCGGACCTGCAGCCGAAATACATGTGCAAGCTGACGAGTCTGCTGCCGCCGGGCGCGGTGGGGCTGATCAACAGTCTCGAATATCCGCCGGAGGTCATGGAGGGGCCGCCGTTCTCCATTAACGAGAAAAGGCTGCGCGGATTGCTGGGGCCTCGCTGCCGGTTAAGCCGGCTTGCGGCCCGCGAAATCAATACCGAGGGAACCAGCCTGGAACAAAAGGGGCTGGTGGGTCTCGCCGAAACCGCTTACCGGGTGCAGATCGGGGTTTGAGCGCTTGCCGGCGCGCTACAAGGGATCCGTCAGCATCGTGTCTTCCGGGAAGCTCACTTCATACTGGTGGGCGATCCGCCAGCGCTCGCCGGGCTCCAGCGTCTTCCGCCAGACAATCACGCCGGGGCGTTCGTCGATGTTCTCCTCGTCCGGTTTCGTGGCGCTGCGCGGAACCGACACCTCGATGCGTTCGTCGCGGGAGACCGGGTAGTAGTCGACGACTTCGATGGTCGTTTGCCTGGAATGACGGTTGACGACCTCGAAAAGAAAATCGGCCAGCTGTGTATTGCGCGAAGTGAGGAAGCCCTCGCTGCCTTTCCCGCCTCCCTGGTCCGTGGCGCTTACCTCGACCTGCCGGTCCGGTCCCATGGGAAGCACGGCCTCGGCACCGGGAAGCAGATCCGGCAGTTGCGCCAGGCCTGCGAAGGCTCCATCGACGAAGACACGC contains:
- a CDS encoding SIS domain-containing protein — protein: MSIIQDYRRLLDEKLALVFENQEDSIDKAAEVCAASIGKGKLVFTFGTGHGSFAALEMFPRTGTAVGFRPIVESTMISFHRVLGDMGARQYRFIHAQEGYGKAILSSHQTDADDAMLIFSHSGINAVTMDIAVGAKEIGMKVIGVTSVPHSSQVPSRHSSGKRLFEAADVVIDTGAPLGDAGISIDGLEGSVGATSTSVAIAVGQAINAATVEKLVARGAQPMIMVSPNTTEKARANRLNDLNYEELWRRLSSR
- a CDS encoding aldehyde dehydrogenase family protein, yielding MPASLECLPFYGGEFHAPASDEWHVVNDPADGSRVGRCALANAADIDRAVGHALRAKSAWADMHADGRAAILHRAADRIEARTDEIAELLTREQGKPLCDSLKEIGFGVQVIRYYAEEGRRKFGSLRPSSLPNVKNVVSYFPVGVVGAIVPWNYPVDLYCWKVAPALAAGCPIVVKPPHETPFAIAVVLECFVEAGVPSGVLANLPGTGVEAGAALARHPDVACISATASVAAGQDIMRNAAGNLKRLSLELGGHSPFIVLPDADIEAAAKAAMRRSFSNMGQICITVNRVLTHPDAHSPFVDALVAETETIELGPGLDPGRLYGPVTTASVIERSQLHIDDAVSKGARIIIGGGRAASGELDKGLFFQPTLLDGASLDSLPMTEETYGPVAAIRSCGSLDELLAVSNSLNFGLAAYVYSENLELAWALADRLEFGAVGINVSDTSELQAPFGGWKLSGFGRELGPEGLDAFLEPKHVKMRVNPMGS
- a CDS encoding alpha/beta hydrolase; this translates as MSIHPELLPFRDQFPTLELTSENLVQTRGELNRMTLETAAAIEGFDHVDVEDRRIDGPSPGQSLRLRLYSSGDSPGLRPCLLWIHGGGYILGCPEMDEQLLCRKADELGCLVVAVDYRLAPEHPYPAALDDCDAALGWILENAGELGVDTSTLVLGGASAGGGLAAALALRARDRRPGAITFQCLIYPMLDYRTGTAEAESARDYWLWGGDHNRFAWSAYLGPNDMTHGVSSLASPAMAKRLDGLPPTYLCIGDQDLFYEEDIDYARRLRDSGVAVELEVVPGAPHGFDKLPAPLSEQSLQRRFKALFRHFSAQA
- a CDS encoding pyrroloquinoline quinone-dependent dehydrogenase, with protein sequence MRNLPNNRRPLMMAILAAALLAGCGDDGGRPFEARPVIEGPGWPTYAGAEGGTRFSPLNQINRSNVEDLEIAWTYNTGHLELAPQLRPMVGFQVTPILLPDEAGRHLVLCDPLNRIMALDPATGEERWRFDPEIDLRPFAGRFNCRGVTHWRDPEAAEADACAHRLILATNDRRLVAVDARNGEPCAGFGEGGFVDVTPIILELQPANRLLTMQLNSPAALVNGVIIIGGTADKFKDASSMNGAVRAFSARTGEHLWTFDTLIREPADDPESSAWHVGGANAWINMSWDSEHDLVFIPTASPAPNFYGGKRPGNNLYANSVIVLRAATGELVWHYQILHHDLWDWDLPTNPILAEITRDGEKVPVAMQLTKQGMIFTFHRYTGEPFFEIEERPVLTDGMPEDDVSPTQPFPVRPPPLVKHGIGPEDAWGLTPYDRNQCRELIESMRYGPIYTPPTTEFTLMMPNVGGGMNWGGGAFDPASNILVTPVGQSPYRLRLIPNEEIDPVAGRLPTAGLPIGPPGYIEGTDYGLEQGPLFSPFMMPCTAPPWAKLVAVDMAAGEILWEQPLGLVDKLAPVPIPFRWGTPYAGGPIATGGGLVFIGATADERFRAYDTETGELLWEFEGPTSANATPMTYMAGGKQYVVVATGGHNWVYPFKKGDSLIAYSLPD
- a CDS encoding thiopurine S-methyltransferase translates to MKAEFWLNKWELGEIAFHQESINESLQEHWPSVRAPAGGAVFVPLCGKSLDMRWLAEQGHRVVGLEVSPLACDAFFEGLEARPVIEEAGAFRCYSAGPYRILQGDFFTATAPDLGEVAAFYDRAALVAMPPDLQPKYMCKLTSLLPPGAVGLINSLEYPPEVMEGPPFSINEKRLRGLLGPRCRLSRLAAREINTEGTSLEQKGLVGLAETAYRVQIGV